From Microcystis aeruginosa NIES-2549, a single genomic window includes:
- a CDS encoding RloB family protein produces MSNNRNTSDYLRRQTKTRETRKRFLIICEGEKTEVNYFKAFTVPKKIEVRVKGEGKNSLSLVEKAIKMIDNLKKDDSFDQIWCVFDKDNCSKEQFNQAEGLAKEQNIKIAYSNEAFEIWFILHFQYLDIATSRSEYPKILNTQMKKCKLLNEKEQYAKNREDMYEKLKPYQTTAITNAAKLIQDRDEAKKHPFDANPSTTVQELVQELNINSRP; encoded by the coding sequence ATGAGTAACAATAGGAATACTTCTGATTATTTGCGTCGCCAAACTAAGACTAGAGAAACAAGAAAAAGATTTTTAATTATTTGCGAGGGAGAAAAAACTGAAGTTAACTATTTTAAGGCTTTTACTGTTCCTAAGAAAATTGAAGTTAGGGTGAAAGGTGAAGGTAAAAATAGCTTGAGTTTAGTAGAAAAAGCTATTAAGATGATAGATAATCTAAAAAAAGATGACTCATTTGATCAAATCTGGTGCGTTTTTGATAAAGATAACTGTTCTAAAGAGCAATTTAATCAAGCAGAAGGACTGGCTAAAGAACAAAATATCAAGATTGCCTATTCTAATGAAGCTTTTGAAATTTGGTTTATTTTACACTTTCAATATCTGGATATTGCCACATCCCGAAGTGAATACCCAAAAATTTTAAATACCCAGATGAAAAAGTGTAAATTATTAAACGAAAAAGAACAATATGCAAAAAATCGAGAGGATATGTACGAAAAATTAAAGCCATACCAGACAACAGCAATCACTAATGCAGCAAAACTTATTCAAGATAGAGATGAAGCAAAAAAACATCCTTTTGATGCCAATCCCTCAACCACAGTGCAGGAATTAGTGCAAGAACTTAACATCAATAGTCGTCCTTAA
- a CDS encoding AAA family ATPase gives MLIGFSVGNYRSFKDVVTLSMVAAEDACSNDELDKNNVFKVNQQFSLLKSAAIYGANASGKSNLILAFNFMRRFVMNSAKLQITDKIDVEPFRLNTETVDKPSFFEIVFQLKNKTYRYGFEVTQKRVVSEWLFCTPRSRETKIFNRQDDKIEYSKNIEQGNILRGLTKKNTLFLSLAAQFNNSLAVEIVSWFSHLGVVSGLDVELLKAITLEHLSNRQDLIDDVIKLIKKLDLSIDNLNLEIESRKISLDSLPQDLPDVVRNIISHSSGEIKSATIKTYHPKYDSTGKMIELEIFDMDNHESDGTKKILALSAPILDTLQRGEVLVIDELDARLHPLMTRSIIELFNSQKTNPKNAQLIFTTHDINLLSHKFLRRDQIWFTEKNHQGATDLYSLVEFADINNNNTFEKDYIQGRYGAIPFIGDLSTIIGN, from the coding sequence ATGCTCATCGGATTTAGTGTCGGCAATTATCGCTCTTTTAAAGATGTAGTAACTCTCAGTATGGTAGCTGCAGAGGATGCCTGTAGTAATGATGAGCTTGATAAAAATAATGTTTTTAAGGTTAATCAACAATTTAGTTTACTGAAAAGTGCCGCTATTTATGGAGCAAATGCCAGTGGTAAGAGTAATTTAATTCTGGCATTCAATTTTATGCGACGGTTTGTCATGAATTCTGCAAAATTACAAATCACTGACAAAATAGATGTGGAACCCTTTAGATTAAATACCGAAACTGTTGATAAACCATCCTTTTTTGAAATAGTTTTTCAGCTAAAAAATAAAACTTATAGATATGGATTTGAAGTAACTCAAAAGCGAGTAGTTTCCGAATGGTTATTTTGTACGCCCAGAAGTCGTGAAACTAAAATTTTTAATCGGCAAGACGATAAAATAGAATATAGCAAAAATATTGAACAAGGTAATATACTAAGAGGATTGACCAAAAAAAATACTCTGTTTTTATCACTAGCGGCTCAATTTAATAATTCTCTAGCGGTGGAAATTGTCTCTTGGTTTAGTCACTTAGGTGTTGTGTCTGGGTTAGATGTGGAATTATTAAAAGCGATTACGCTTGAGCATCTTTCTAATAGACAAGATTTGATTGATGATGTGATTAAGTTAATTAAAAAATTAGATTTAAGTATTGACAATCTCAACCTAGAAATAGAAAGCAGAAAAATTTCCTTAGACAGTCTCCCGCAAGATTTACCGGATGTTGTCAGAAATATCATCAGTCACTCTAGCGGTGAAATAAAGTCCGCTACCATAAAAACCTATCATCCAAAGTATGACTCAACAGGTAAAATGATTGAGTTAGAAATTTTTGATATGGACAATCATGAATCTGATGGAACTAAAAAGATTTTGGCTCTGTCAGCACCGATTTTAGACACTTTGCAAAGAGGGGAAGTTTTAGTAATTGATGAATTGGATGCCAGACTTCATCCTTTAATGACTAGAAGTATAATCGAATTATTTAATTCTCAGAAAACTAATCCCAAAAATGCTCAACTTATTTTTACTACTCACGATATTAATTTACTTAGTCATAAATTTTTAAGGAGGGATCAAATTTGGTTTACCGAAAAAAATCATCAAGGAGCAACAGATTTATATTCTTTGGTGGAATTTGCTGATATTAATAATAATAATACCTTTGAAAAAGATTATATTCAAGGTCGTTATGGAGCAATACCTTTTATTGGTGATTTAAGTACAATTATTGGTAATTAG
- a CDS encoding ferredoxin:protochlorophyllide reductase (ATP-dependent) subunit N has translation MTATQEPSALQFDCETGNYHTFCPISCVAWLYQKIEDSFFLVIGTKTCGYFLQNAMGVMIFAEPRYAMAELEEGDISAQLKDYEELKRLCLQIKRDRNPSVIVFIGTCTTEIIKMDLEGLAPKLESEIGIPIVTARANGLDYAFTQGEDTVLASMVHKCPEKVKHEEEKEERNAIQKLLTFGRKKEEIKQEESEYKDHPPLVLFGSVPDPIVTNLTLELKKQGVKIDGWLPAKRFTELPVIEEGYYVAGVNPFLSRTATTLMRRRKCKLIGAPFPIGPDGTRAWIEKICSVLGVQPQGLEEREAKIWESLEDYLQLVRGKSVFFMGDNLLEISLARFLIRCGMTCDEIGIPYMDKRYQAAELALLEKTCNDMGVPIPKIIEKPDNYNQIQRIYELKPDLVITGMAHANPLEARGINTKWSVEFTFAQIHGFTNARDILELATRPLRRNNNLKELGWDKLVKESAKV, from the coding sequence ATGACCGCCACTCAAGAACCGAGCGCTTTACAATTTGATTGTGAAACCGGCAACTATCACACCTTTTGTCCGATTAGCTGTGTTGCTTGGTTATACCAAAAAATCGAAGATAGTTTCTTCCTTGTTATCGGCACAAAAACCTGTGGTTACTTCCTGCAAAATGCCATGGGTGTCATGATTTTTGCCGAACCACGTTATGCTATGGCCGAATTAGAAGAAGGGGATATTTCCGCTCAACTAAAAGACTACGAAGAACTAAAACGCCTCTGCTTACAAATTAAACGAGATAGAAACCCTAGCGTTATCGTTTTTATCGGTACTTGTACCACCGAAATCATCAAAATGGACTTAGAAGGATTAGCACCGAAACTAGAGTCAGAAATCGGTATTCCTATCGTAACAGCACGCGCTAATGGTTTAGATTATGCCTTTACCCAAGGGGAAGATACCGTCCTCGCTTCTATGGTGCATAAATGTCCCGAAAAAGTTAAGCACGAAGAGGAAAAAGAAGAACGAAATGCTATCCAGAAACTCTTAACTTTTGGACGGAAAAAAGAAGAAATTAAACAGGAAGAATCGGAATATAAAGACCATCCTCCTTTAGTTTTATTTGGTTCCGTTCCCGACCCGATTGTGACTAATTTAACCCTAGAATTGAAAAAACAAGGAGTTAAAATTGATGGTTGGTTGCCGGCCAAACGCTTTACTGAATTACCAGTAATTGAAGAAGGTTATTATGTGGCTGGTGTCAATCCTTTTCTATCACGAACTGCCACCACTTTAATGCGTCGTCGTAAGTGTAAATTAATTGGCGCACCCTTTCCCATCGGTCCGGATGGAACCCGCGCTTGGATAGAAAAAATCTGTTCGGTTTTGGGAGTACAACCGCAGGGATTAGAAGAAAGAGAGGCAAAAATTTGGGAAAGTTTAGAGGATTATCTGCAACTTGTGCGCGGTAAATCGGTCTTCTTTATGGGGGATAATTTACTAGAAATTTCCCTGGCGCGTTTCCTAATTCGTTGCGGGATGACTTGTGATGAAATCGGTATTCCCTACATGGATAAACGATACCAAGCGGCCGAATTAGCATTACTAGAAAAAACCTGTAATGATATGGGTGTTCCCATCCCGAAAATTATCGAAAAACCTGATAACTACAATCAGATTCAGCGCATTTACGAGTTAAAACCCGATTTAGTGATTACAGGAATGGCCCATGCAAATCCCTTAGAAGCGCGGGGAATTAACACTAAATGGTCGGTAGAATTTACTTTTGCTCAAATCCACGGTTTTACCAATGCGCGAGATATTTTAGAATTAGCTACTCGTCCCCTGCGTCGCAACAATAACCTCAAGGAATTGGGTTGGGATAAGTTAGTTAAAGAGTCAGCAAAAGTGTAA
- a CDS encoding bile acid:sodium symporter family protein, whose amino-acid sequence MQADFFTNILLPVALGVLMLGMGLGLIPADFQRITRYPKAVLIGLVNQIIILPIVGFIIASLLPLRPEIAVGLMIVAICPSGPSSNVLTYLAKGDVALSVTLTAFSSIITIFTIPFLASFTLQHFMGESAAISLPIGPTMAQIFLIIVLPLVMGMTIRHYFPLLAKSLEPITNRFAVIFLAVIILLLILREWQRLPLFIAQTGLAVIILNTIASLIGFFSGRLFQLTIPQRICIAIEVGIQSGTLAIAITAGLLKNPDLAIPAMVYSLWMYVSAFIAVYYGRKKAALVK is encoded by the coding sequence ATGCAGGCCGACTTTTTTACTAATATCCTCTTACCCGTTGCCCTAGGCGTTTTAATGTTGGGCATGGGATTAGGATTAATTCCCGCCGATTTTCAGCGTATCACCCGTTATCCCAAAGCAGTCCTGATCGGTTTAGTCAATCAAATTATTATTCTACCGATCGTCGGCTTTATTATTGCTTCTCTCTTGCCTCTCCGGCCAGAAATTGCCGTCGGTTTAATGATTGTCGCCATTTGCCCCAGCGGCCCTTCCTCCAATGTTCTAACCTATTTAGCTAAGGGAGATGTGGCCCTTTCTGTTACTTTAACCGCTTTTAGCAGCATCATCACCATTTTCACAATACCTTTTTTAGCTAGTTTCACTCTTCAGCATTTTATGGGTGAAAGTGCCGCCATCTCCCTACCCATTGGTCCCACTATGGCGCAGATATTTTTGATTATAGTTTTACCCCTGGTTATGGGTATGACTATCCGCCATTACTTCCCTTTACTGGCCAAAAGTCTGGAACCGATAACTAATCGTTTTGCTGTGATTTTTCTAGCAGTGATTATCCTCTTATTAATCCTGAGAGAATGGCAACGTTTACCTTTATTTATCGCTCAAACTGGCCTGGCAGTGATTATTTTAAACACGATTGCTTCCCTAATTGGCTTTTTCAGTGGTCGTTTATTTCAATTAACTATTCCCCAAAGAATTTGTATCGCCATCGAAGTGGGTATTCAAAGCGGCACTTTAGCTATTGCTATCACTGCCGGTTTATTAAAGAATCCCGATCTGGCCATTCCCGCAATGGTCTATAGTTTATGGATGTATGTCAGCGCTTTTATCGCTGTTTATTATGGTCGCAAAAAAGCAGCTTTGGTAAAATAG
- the bchL gene encoding ferredoxin:protochlorophyllide reductase (ATP-dependent) iron-sulfur ATP-binding protein, producing MPLTLAVYGKGGIGKSTTSCNISAALAKRGKKVLQIGCDPKHDSTFTLTGFLIPTIIDTLQEKDFHYEDIWPEDVIYEGYGGVKCVEAGGPPAGAGCGGYVVGETVKLLKELNAFDEFDVILFDVLGDVVCGGFAAPLNYADYCIIVTDNGFDALFAANRIAASVREKARTHPLRLAGLIGNRTSKRDLINKYVDHVPMPVLEVLPLIEDIRVSRVKGQTLFEMADKDPMLSYVCEYYLNIADQILAKPEGVIPKESADRELFTLLSDFYLNADKPKVNAEEELDLMMV from the coding sequence ATGCCTTTAACACTCGCAGTCTACGGAAAAGGTGGCATCGGTAAATCGACAACAAGCTGTAATATTTCGGCCGCTTTAGCCAAAAGAGGTAAAAAAGTCCTACAAATAGGCTGTGATCCCAAGCATGATAGCACTTTCACCCTGACAGGCTTTCTTATTCCCACAATCATCGATACCCTGCAAGAAAAAGATTTTCACTACGAAGACATCTGGCCCGAAGACGTTATCTATGAGGGTTACGGTGGTGTCAAATGTGTGGAAGCAGGTGGCCCTCCGGCCGGTGCCGGTTGTGGCGGTTACGTCGTCGGGGAAACGGTAAAATTATTAAAAGAATTGAACGCTTTTGATGAATTTGACGTGATTTTGTTCGATGTTTTGGGGGATGTGGTCTGTGGAGGATTTGCCGCACCCTTAAATTACGCCGATTACTGCATAATTGTCACAGATAACGGCTTTGATGCTCTTTTTGCCGCCAATCGCATCGCTGCTTCCGTCCGCGAAAAAGCGCGCACCCATCCCCTGCGACTAGCCGGATTAATTGGTAATCGCACCTCAAAACGCGATTTAATTAATAAATATGTAGATCATGTTCCCATGCCAGTGTTAGAAGTTTTACCCTTAATTGAAGATATTCGCGTCTCCAGAGTTAAAGGTCAAACTCTCTTTGAAATGGCCGACAAGGATCCGATGTTAAGTTATGTTTGTGAATATTATCTCAACATTGCCGATCAGATTTTAGCCAAACCAGAAGGAGTTATTCCCAAAGAATCTGCCGACCGGGAATTATTCACTTTATTATCGGATTTCTATCTTAATGCCGATAAACCCAAAGTTAACGCCGAGGAAGAATTAGACCTGATGATGGTTTAG
- a CDS encoding 4-hydroxy-3-methylbut-2-enyl diphosphate reductase, which produces MDTKSFKRTLQQSDNYNRKGFGHKEEVMDAMTNEYQSDLIQKIRENNYRLERGDVTIYLAQAFGFCWGVERAVAMAYETRQHFPQERLWITNEIIHNPSVNQRLRSMAVGFIPVENGQKDFTVVESGDVVILPAFGASVSEMQILNDKGCMIVDTTCPWVSKVWNSVEKHKKSDHTSIIHGKYNHEETIATSSFAGTYLIVLNLAQANYVANYILHGGDKNEFLEKFKNAHSQGFDPDRDLDYIGIANQTTMLKSETEEIGKLFEHTMLRKYGPIDFKDHFMSFNTICDATQERQDAMFELVKEPLSLMVVIGGYNSSNTTHLQEIAIERAIPSYHIDSAERILPGNRIEHKPLGGDLIITDNWLNEGKIVVGVTSGASTPDKVVEEVIEKIFALKSSLVPG; this is translated from the coding sequence ATGGATACAAAATCCTTTAAACGTACCCTACAGCAATCGGATAACTATAACCGCAAGGGATTCGGTCATAAAGAGGAAGTAATGGATGCGATGACCAATGAGTATCAAAGCGACCTGATCCAAAAAATTCGTGAAAATAATTATCGTTTAGAACGGGGGGACGTGACTATCTATCTCGCTCAAGCTTTTGGTTTTTGTTGGGGGGTAGAACGCGCTGTTGCTATGGCCTACGAAACTCGTCAACATTTTCCCCAGGAACGTCTCTGGATTACTAACGAAATTATTCACAATCCCTCGGTTAATCAGCGTCTGCGCTCCATGGCCGTGGGTTTTATTCCGGTGGAAAATGGCCAAAAAGACTTTACTGTGGTGGAATCGGGGGATGTGGTGATTTTACCTGCTTTTGGGGCTAGTGTCTCGGAAATGCAAATACTTAACGATAAGGGTTGCATGATTGTGGACACCACTTGTCCCTGGGTTTCTAAGGTGTGGAATTCCGTGGAAAAGCACAAAAAAAGCGACCACACTTCGATTATTCACGGCAAATATAATCACGAAGAAACGATCGCCACTAGCTCTTTTGCCGGCACTTATCTAATCGTTTTAAATTTGGCTCAAGCTAATTATGTCGCTAATTATATTCTCCACGGTGGCGATAAAAACGAGTTTTTAGAGAAGTTTAAAAATGCTCATTCCCAGGGTTTCGATCCCGATCGCGATCTAGATTATATCGGTATTGCCAATCAAACCACGATGCTGAAAAGTGAAACGGAGGAAATTGGCAAACTCTTCGAGCATACTATGTTGAGAAAGTACGGACCGATCGATTTTAAAGATCATTTCATGAGTTTTAATACCATCTGTGATGCCACTCAAGAGCGTCAAGATGCCATGTTTGAACTGGTGAAAGAACCGCTTTCTTTAATGGTGGTAATTGGCGGTTATAATTCCTCTAATACCACTCATCTACAGGAAATAGCGATCGAGCGTGCCATTCCCTCCTATCATATCGATAGTGCCGAGCGCATTCTCCCCGGTAATCGCATCGAACATAAACCTTTAGGTGGCGATTTAATTATCACCGATAACTGGTTAAATGAGGGAAAAATTGTCGTCGGAGTAACTTCCGGTGCTTCCACTCCCGATAAGGTGGTAGAAGAGGTAATCGAGAAAATTTTTGCGCTCAAATCTTCTTTAGTCCCCGGTTAA
- a CDS encoding CRR6 family NdhI maturation factor, whose translation MTVKIALNPNQIQNLDLSSLETIIQDYQSRAAIAELEQALQLEIDYPRAEGDMRELSEIPEVRLWFLRLDAIYPWLIFILDPKHGEIARYAAMLVPHQFHRGEGIQYNPEALEIFVMQKLFILSDWLKSQQIPALSRLKFFAQQFGYDIDEEFLSSL comes from the coding sequence ATGACTGTCAAAATCGCTCTTAACCCCAATCAAATCCAAAATCTCGATCTTTCATCTTTAGAGACTATTATTCAAGATTATCAGTCGCGAGCAGCGATCGCCGAACTGGAACAAGCTCTACAATTAGAGATAGATTATCCTCGTGCGGAGGGTGATATGCGGGAATTATCGGAGATACCAGAAGTCAGGCTATGGTTTTTGCGTTTAGATGCGATTTATCCCTGGTTAATCTTTATTCTTGACCCAAAACATGGAGAAATCGCCCGTTATGCTGCTATGTTAGTCCCCCATCAATTCCATCGCGGGGAAGGAATTCAATATAACCCCGAAGCTTTAGAGATTTTTGTGATGCAAAAACTCTTTATTTTGTCTGATTGGCTGAAAAGTCAGCAAATTCCTGCTTTATCTCGCTTAAAATTTTTCGCTCAACAGTTTGGTTACGATATCGACGAGGAATTTCTCTCTAGTCTCTAA
- the recA gene encoding recombinase RecA yields the protein MATMTNNSDRDKALGLVLNQIERNFGKGSIMRLGDATRMRVETVPSGALTLDMALGGGLPKGRIVEIYGPESSGKTTLALHAIAEVQKAGGVAAFVDAEHALDPTYSDVLGVDINNLLVAQPDTGEAALEIVDQLVRSSAVDIVVIDSVAALVPRAEIEGEMGDNQVGLQARLMSKALRKIAGNIGKSGCVVIFLNQLRQKIGVTYGNPEVTTGGTALKFYASVRLDIRRIQTLKKGTEGEYGIRAKVKVAKNKVAPPFRIAEFDIIFGKGISQVGCMLDIAEQTNVVTRKGAWYSYNGENIAQGRDNAVKYLEEKPEVAAEIEKLLRDKLDMGSVPFPTEPADEDEEDDLEPEV from the coding sequence ATGGCGACAATGACAAATAACTCCGATCGAGATAAGGCCTTGGGTTTAGTCTTAAATCAAATCGAGCGCAACTTTGGCAAAGGTTCGATTATGCGTTTAGGAGACGCCACCCGGATGCGGGTGGAAACCGTGCCTAGTGGTGCCTTAACCCTAGATATGGCCTTGGGTGGCGGTTTACCGAAAGGCCGCATCGTCGAAATTTACGGGCCGGAAAGTTCTGGAAAAACCACCTTAGCCCTCCATGCGATCGCAGAAGTGCAGAAAGCTGGGGGAGTGGCGGCCTTTGTCGATGCGGAACACGCTTTAGATCCCACCTATTCCGATGTTTTAGGGGTAGATATCAATAATTTACTGGTGGCACAACCGGACACGGGGGAGGCAGCCTTAGAAATAGTTGACCAGTTAGTGCGTTCTTCGGCCGTGGATATCGTCGTCATCGACTCGGTGGCCGCTTTAGTGCCACGGGCGGAAATTGAAGGGGAAATGGGGGATAATCAGGTGGGATTGCAGGCCCGTTTGATGAGTAAAGCCCTGCGAAAAATTGCCGGTAATATTGGTAAATCCGGTTGTGTGGTGATTTTCCTCAACCAACTGCGGCAAAAAATCGGTGTCACCTACGGTAATCCTGAAGTGACCACTGGAGGAACGGCCTTAAAATTTTATGCCTCGGTGCGTTTAGATATCCGTCGCATTCAAACTTTGAAAAAAGGCACGGAAGGGGAATACGGAATTCGGGCTAAAGTTAAGGTGGCTAAAAATAAAGTTGCGCCTCCTTTCCGGATTGCTGAATTTGATATTATCTTCGGTAAAGGCATTTCCCAAGTGGGTTGTATGCTCGATATCGCCGAACAAACCAACGTGGTTACTCGTAAAGGGGCATGGTATAGCTATAATGGCGAAAATATTGCCCAGGGTCGCGATAATGCCGTTAAATATCTTGAAGAAAAGCCAGAAGTAGCGGCGGAAATTGAGAAGTTATTGCGGGATAAATTAGACATGGGTTCGGTTCCTTTCCCCACGGAACCGGCCGATGAGGACGAGGAGGACGATCTGGAACCAGAAGTTTAA
- a CDS encoding DUF5331 domain-containing protein, with protein MSNFEELKASLPRRWLDYYQNNQAWIKCLMNSRGSWRKTPDGGKRPSADIIIAAATALEPKLSVWMYPFCQLSSDGDKLVEVLGLNFDSEKKELEKSEKELLISNSHTEYLNGFREKQLSVEKNKVIIFEELLKILPDKWLDYYQNNQPWIKSLMDSRGWWRKTSEGGKRPNSDIIIGAMTVLESQLSVWMYPFCQLSSDGDKLLEVLGLNFDPEKKQLEKKERELSNSLYPTEDPVLQKIRQELQRENLNKPS; from the coding sequence ATGAGCAACTTTGAGGAATTAAAAGCCAGCTTACCGAGGCGATGGTTAGATTACTACCAAAATAATCAAGCTTGGATTAAGTGTTTAATGAATTCCAGAGGTTCGTGGCGAAAAACTCCCGACGGTGGTAAACGTCCTAGTGCTGACATAATTATAGCGGCAGCAACAGCTTTAGAACCTAAGTTATCAGTGTGGATGTATCCCTTTTGTCAACTTAGTTCCGATGGGGACAAACTGGTAGAAGTCTTAGGACTAAATTTTGATTCTGAAAAAAAGGAGTTGGAAAAATCGGAAAAAGAATTACTGATTTCTAATTCGCACACTGAATATCTCAACGGATTCCGAGAAAAACAATTATCAGTGGAAAAAAACAAAGTAATTATTTTTGAGGAATTGCTAAAAATCTTACCAGATAAATGGTTAGATTACTACCAAAACAATCAACCGTGGATTAAGTCTTTAATGGATTCTAGAGGCTGGTGGCGAAAAACATCAGAGGGGGGTAAACGTCCGAATTCCGACATCATTATAGGTGCAATGACCGTTTTAGAATCTCAATTATCAGTGTGGATGTATCCCTTTTGTCAGCTTAGTTCCGATGGAGACAAACTTCTAGAAGTTTTAGGATTAAATTTTGATCCTGAGAAGAAACAACTAGAAAAGAAAGAAAGAGAATTAAGTAATTCTTTATATCCTACTGAGGATCCTGTACTGCAAAAAATCCGCCAAGAGTTACAACGAGAAAACCTAAATAAACCAAGTTAA
- a CDS encoding aldo/keto reductase yields the protein MTRQTANLGQTGIAVSALGIGTWAWGDKFFWNYGKEYGASQVEEAFKAAVEAGITFFDTAEVYGLGESERLLGKFTQETDIAIDIASKFAPVPWRLGANAVHNAISESLNRLKTDKIALYQVHWPFTFLISQETLINALGEEVKSGRIGSVGVSNYSAEQMRQASQILAKKEVPLAVNQVQYSLLYRKIETKGILATAKELGVTILAYSPLAQGLLTGKYSPESQNLPDGARKVDPRFKKEGLEKIAPILRVLQELGEKYQKTPAQVALNWLIAQGDVIPIPGAKTAAQAIENAGALGWSLEAQEVTQLEQMSRPWL from the coding sequence ATGACTAGACAAACCGCTAATCTCGGACAAACAGGAATTGCCGTCAGTGCTTTGGGAATCGGGACTTGGGCATGGGGAGATAAATTCTTCTGGAACTATGGCAAGGAATACGGAGCTAGTCAGGTAGAGGAAGCCTTTAAAGCGGCAGTAGAGGCAGGAATCACCTTTTTTGACACAGCCGAAGTCTATGGACTGGGGGAATCGGAACGACTCTTAGGAAAATTTACGCAAGAGACTGATATTGCCATCGATATTGCCAGCAAATTTGCCCCCGTACCGTGGCGATTGGGGGCGAATGCGGTTCATAATGCCATTAGCGAGAGCTTAAACCGTCTAAAAACCGATAAAATTGCCCTTTATCAAGTACATTGGCCCTTCACCTTCCTAATTAGCCAAGAAACCCTGATCAATGCCCTAGGGGAAGAAGTAAAAAGCGGCCGGATTGGTTCCGTGGGTGTAAGTAATTATTCCGCCGAGCAAATGCGTCAAGCAAGCCAGATTTTGGCGAAAAAAGAGGTTCCCTTAGCGGTCAATCAGGTGCAGTATTCGCTTTTGTATCGCAAAATAGAAACTAAGGGAATTTTAGCCACGGCCAAGGAATTAGGTGTCACCATCCTCGCCTACAGCCCTCTCGCTCAAGGACTACTGACGGGTAAATATAGCCCAGAAAGCCAGAATTTGCCCGATGGAGCCAGAAAAGTTGACCCACGGTTCAAAAAAGAAGGTTTGGAGAAAATAGCCCCAATTTTAAGGGTACTGCAAGAATTGGGCGAAAAATACCAAAAAACCCCCGCACAAGTCGCCCTCAATTGGTTAATCGCCCAAGGGGATGTAATTCCCATTCCGGGGGCAAAAACTGCGGCCCAAGCGATCGAAAATGCCGGGGCTTTAGGATGGAGTTTAGAAGCGCAAGAGGTGACGCAATTAGAACAGATGAGCCGACCTTGGCTGTAA
- a CDS encoding nucleoside phosphorylase: MSNNLSHQKPYHLNFSSEDLGTAKPTITLLSGEPERSRYIAETYLQNARLLSDYRGLNSYLGYLDNSTPILLATSGMGAPSLSIVVNELIQVGIKTIIRIGTCGAIQNRIKIGDIIISQAALCRQGAANDIAPLEYPAVADPFLTVALVKSAQFLGVNYHLGITASVDSFYEGQERIVSSANPYLQRHLEGITEEYRRLNILNYEMEAGTLFKMAGVYGFTSACVCAVIAARSKEEGISLESKQQAIEKAIQVAILTVSNLSLSSIN, from the coding sequence ATGTCCAATAACTTATCTCACCAAAAACCCTATCATCTCAACTTTAGCAGTGAGGATTTAGGCACGGCAAAACCGACTATCACCCTATTATCGGGGGAACCAGAACGCTCGCGCTATATTGCTGAAACTTATTTACAAAATGCACGTTTACTATCGGATTATCGCGGATTAAATAGTTATCTTGGCTACCTGGATAATTCTACCCCAATCCTTCTGGCTACCAGTGGTATGGGTGCGCCATCTTTGAGTATTGTGGTTAATGAATTAATACAGGTGGGAATTAAAACTATTATTCGTATCGGTACTTGTGGCGCAATTCAAAATAGAATAAAAATCGGTGATATTATTATCTCGCAAGCGGCTTTATGTAGGCAAGGTGCAGCTAATGATATTGCTCCTCTGGAATATCCCGCAGTGGCGGATCCTTTTTTGACAGTTGCTCTAGTCAAATCGGCTCAATTTTTGGGAGTAAATTATCATTTAGGTATTACCGCTTCTGTGGATAGTTTTTATGAAGGACAGGAAAGAATTGTGTCTTCTGCTAACCCTTATCTTCAGCGTCACTTAGAGGGAATCACGGAAGAATATCGACGTTTAAATATTCTCAATTATGAAATGGAAGCGGGAACTTTATTTAAAATGGCGGGGGTTTATGGATTTACTTCCGCTTGTGTTTGTGCTGTGATTGCCGCAAGAAGTAAAGAGGAAGGGATTAGTTTAGAAAGCAAACAACAGGCTATCGAAAAAGCGATTCAGGTGGCAATATTGACCGTTAGCAACCTCTCCCTATCCTCAATTAATTAA